The Paraburkholderia largidicola DNA segment CGGAGGGCGAAATCGCACGGACGATCACCTCGCGGCATTCAGGTGGTTCACAATTCAAACCCGCGAAATGTCGTCAGTGTTCATTGCATCGCCGTCATCCTCGCCCGACGAATGGCATTGTTGTTGCCATGACGGTGTGAAACAGCACGTTCGCATCGAGTGGCAAGCTCGCCATATAGGCCACGGAACGCCCTACGATTTCCGCGTCGATAAGCGGTTCCTCCGCGAGTTCCCCATTGGCCTGCAGAACGCCGTGCGCCATCTGGTCCGCAAGCGCGCTGTGCGCATTGCCTACATCGATCTGGCCCACCGCAATGTCGTGCCGGCGGCCGTCGAGCGCGGCACAGCGTGTCAGGCCCGTGACCGCATGCTTCGTTGCCGTGTAGGCTATCGAATTCGGCCTCGGTACCCAGGCCGACAGCGAGCCGTTGTTGATGATGCGGCCACCGCGTGGCGATTGCGTGGACATGATTCTGAACGCTCGCTGCAGGCAGAAGAACATGCCGTTGAGGTTCACATCGACTGTGCTGCGCCATTGCTC contains these protein-coding regions:
- a CDS encoding SDR family oxidoreductase, coding for MSQENQIRMPRVAIVTGAGSGIGKAAALELLSNGWSVALLGRRIEPLREIADAGAFGGRTFAVSCDVSDPHAVASSFDAVVARFGRLDLLFNNAGVGNPQGSFETWTPEQWRSTVDVNLNGMFFCLQRAFRIMSTQSPRGGRIINNGSLSAWVPRPNSIAYTATKHAVTGLTRCAALDGRRHDIAVGQIDVGNAHSALADQMAHGVLQANGELAEEPLIDAEIVGRSVAYMASLPLDANVLFHTVMATTMPFVGRG